GGATCGCATAGCCCACGAGCACGATCAGCGTGGTCACGAGGTCGAAGCGCGTGCCCGCGCGCACCGCCTTGGCCACGCCCAGCGGCACGGCCACGCCGTAGCTGATGAGAAAGGTCCACAGCCCCAGGCTGATGGACACCGGCAGCTTCTCGGCGATGAGCTGGCCCACGGGCTTGTTCTGGAAGAAGCTGGTGCCGAGGTCGAAGCGCGCGAAGCGACCGAGCATCTCGATGAAGCGCTGGTGCGCGGGCTTGTCGAAGCCGTAGAGGGCCTTGATCTGCTCGATGCGATTGGGGTCCACGCCCTGCCCGCCGCGGTAGACCGAAGCACCTTCGGCCCCCGCCCCCGCGGCCGCGCGCGCCTCGGCCAGGTACTGCTCCACCGGCCCGCCGGGCACGAACTGGATCACCACGAAGGTGATCAGCAGCACGCCGAACAGCGTGGGCAGCATGAGCAACAGGCGCTTGAGGATGTAGACCCACATGGCGTGTCAGTCCTGTCTCGGCGGGGCGGCCCACCAGGTGTCGATGGCCCACGATTCGCCTTGGGCATAGGGCGGCATGTCGGCCGGGCGCTGCAGCCGCCACGCGTTGTAGGCCATGCGGTGCGTGGACGCCGACCACTGCGGGATCAGCACATGGCTGTGCGCGACCGCGCGGTCGAGCGCGCGGCACGCGGCGAGGAAATCGGGCTTGGTGGCCGCGCCCACCATGCGCGCGATCAGCCGGTCGACCGCGGGGTTGGCCAGGCCCGCGTAGTTGCCCGAGTCGGGCGTCTTCGCGGCCTCGCTGCCGAAGATGTCGGCGTACTCCGCGCCCGGGTTGGGCGTGCCCTGGAAGTTGATCGAGATGATGTCGAAATCGAAGGTGCGCAGGCGCTGCTGGTACAGCGCGAAATCGACCGGCCGGAAACGCAGCGTGACGCCGAGCTTTTGCAGGTTGCGGATCCAGGGCGAAACCACGCGCGCGCCGGTCTCGGCGCTGTCGAGGTACTCGAGCTCCAGCGGCTGGCCTTGGGCATTGCGCAGCACGCCGTCCTGCACCGTCCAGCCCGCTTCGCGCAGCAGGGCCTGGGCCTTGCGCAGATTGCCGCGCAGCGAATCGGCGCCGTCGGTGCGCGGCGGCGCGTACATAGGGCCGAACACCGCGGGCGGCAGTTGCTCGCGGCCGGCTTCGAGCAGGGCGAGCTCGGGTGGCGCGGGCAGGCCGTCGGCCGCGCATTCGGTGTTGCCGAACAGGCCGCGCACGCGCTGGTAGGCGCCGTAGAACATCTGGCGGTTCATCCACTCGTAGTCGAGCGCCAGGCCCAGGGCCTCGCGCACGCGGATGTCGTCGAGCGGCTTGCGCCGGGTGTTGAGCACATAGCTCTGGAACCCCGTCGGCAGCTTGTGCGCGAACTCGCCCTTGACGAGCTCGCCGCTGTCGAACTTGCGGCCGTTCACGCGGCGCGCCCAGTCGCCTGCCGAGAAGAAGCGCATGAGGTCGAACTCGCCCGCCTTGAGGGCTTCGAGGCGCGCCGTGCTGTCCTTGTAGATCTTGACGGTGATGCGGTCGAAGTTGGCCGTGCCGCGGCGCACCGGCAGGTCGCGCGCCCAGTAGCCGGGGTCGCGCACGTAGGTGATGTCGCGGCCGAACTTCACCGGGCCGATCTTGTAGGGCCCGCTGCCGATGGGCACGTCCATCACCACCTTGTCGAAGGTCTTGCGCTGGCCCGTGGCCGGGTCGATCTGATTGCCCCACTGGCGGCTGAAGATGGGGATGCCGCCGACCGTGAGCGGCAGCTCGCGGTTGGGCACCTTGAAGCGAAAGCGCACCATGCGCTCGCCCAGCACGTCCAGGCCCGCCACGTCGGCGAGGATGGTCTTGTACGCGGGCGAGGTGTGCGGCCCGAGCAGGGTGTCGAAGCTGAACTTCACGTCGGCCGCGAGCACCGGGTCGCCGTTGTGGAAGCGCGCGGTGTTGCGCAGCCGGAAGGTAACCGACAGGCCGTCGGGCGCGGCCTGCACGTCTTCGGCCAGCAGGCCGTAGGCGGCGCCGGTTTCATCGAGCGCGCCCGTGAGCAGGCTGTCGAACATCAGGCCGCTCAGGTAGGCGGGCGCGCTGCCGCGCAGCGTGAAGGGGTTGTACTTGTCGAAGGTGCTCGTGCGCAGGTTGCTCACGAGGCGCAGTTCACCGCCCTTGGGCGCCTGCGGGTTCACGTAGTCGAAATGGCTGAAGCCGTTCGGGTACTTGAGCTCGCCCCACAGCGCATAGCCGTGTGCGGCCCGGGCGGCCGGCACCGCCACCGCCAGCGAGGCCCCCAGCAGCAGTCCGGCGGTCCAACGGGCCAGGGTTCTGCGTAAAAGGGGTGCGGGTACCTGCATGCGACAATTCTGCGGCAAATTTTTCTGGAGTCAGCACCATGGGTTTTCTCGCCGGCAAGCGCTTCCTGATCACGGGCGTGTTGTCCAACCGGTCCATCGCCTACGGCATCGCCAAGGCCTGCCACGCACAGGGCGCCGAGCTCGCCTTCAGCTACGTGGGTGAGCGTTTCAAGGATCGGATCACCGAATTCGCGGCCGAGTTCAACTCCACGCTGGTGTTCGATTGCGACGTGGGCGACGACGCCCAGATCGAGGCCATGTTCACCGAGCTGGGCAAGACCTGGCCCAAGTTCGACGGCTTCGTGCACGCCATCGGCTTCGCGCCGCGCGAGGCCATCGCGGGCGACTTCCTCGACGGCCTCTCGCGCGAGGCCTTCAAGATCGCCCACGACATCAGCGCCTACAGCTTCCCGGGCATGGCCAAGGCCGCCCTGCCCTACCTGAGCGACAAGGCCGCGCTGCTCACGCTGAGCTACCTGGGCGCCGTGCGGGCCGTGCCCAACTACAACACCATGGGCTTGGCCAAGGCCAGCCTGGAGGCCTCGGTGCGCTACCTGGCCGAATCGCTGGGCCCCAAGGGCATGCGTGTGAACGGCATCAGCGCCGGCCCGATCAAGACGCTCGCGGCCAGCGGCATCAAGGGCTTCGGCAAGCTGCTCAACCTTGTGGCCGACGTGTCGCCGATCCGCCGCAACGTGACCATCGAAGACGTGGGCAACGTGGCGGCCTTTCTGCTGTCGGACCTCTCGGCCGGCGTGACCGCCGAGATCATCTACGTGGACGGCGGTTTCAGCCAGCTCGTGGGCGATT
This is a stretch of genomic DNA from Hydrogenophaga crocea. It encodes these proteins:
- the fabI gene encoding enoyl-ACP reductase FabI — encoded protein: MGFLAGKRFLITGVLSNRSIAYGIAKACHAQGAELAFSYVGERFKDRITEFAAEFNSTLVFDCDVGDDAQIEAMFTELGKTWPKFDGFVHAIGFAPREAIAGDFLDGLSREAFKIAHDISAYSFPGMAKAALPYLSDKAALLTLSYLGAVRAVPNYNTMGLAKASLEASVRYLAESLGPKGMRVNGISAGPIKTLAASGIKGFGKLLNLVADVSPIRRNVTIEDVGNVAAFLLSDLSAGVTAEIIYVDGGFSQLVGDSSQVA
- a CDS encoding extracellular solute-binding protein, whose protein sequence is MQVPAPLLRRTLARWTAGLLLGASLAVAVPAARAAHGYALWGELKYPNGFSHFDYVNPQAPKGGELRLVSNLRTSTFDKYNPFTLRGSAPAYLSGLMFDSLLTGALDETGAAYGLLAEDVQAAPDGLSVTFRLRNTARFHNGDPVLAADVKFSFDTLLGPHTSPAYKTILADVAGLDVLGERMVRFRFKVPNRELPLTVGGIPIFSRQWGNQIDPATGQRKTFDKVVMDVPIGSGPYKIGPVKFGRDITYVRDPGYWARDLPVRRGTANFDRITVKIYKDSTARLEALKAGEFDLMRFFSAGDWARRVNGRKFDSGELVKGEFAHKLPTGFQSYVLNTRRKPLDDIRVREALGLALDYEWMNRQMFYGAYQRVRGLFGNTECAADGLPAPPELALLEAGREQLPPAVFGPMYAPPRTDGADSLRGNLRKAQALLREAGWTVQDGVLRNAQGQPLELEYLDSAETGARVVSPWIRNLQKLGVTLRFRPVDFALYQQRLRTFDFDIISINFQGTPNPGAEYADIFGSEAAKTPDSGNYAGLANPAVDRLIARMVGAATKPDFLAACRALDRAVAHSHVLIPQWSASTHRMAYNAWRLQRPADMPPYAQGESWAIDTWWAAPPRQD